In a genomic window of Micromonospora cremea:
- a CDS encoding TetR/AcrR family transcriptional regulator, whose product MGRPRTFDIDAAVDRAMELFWRQGFEATSTEDLVGGLGIARGSLYKAFGSKEQLYALALRRYCQRHAVGLIEVLDRAEQVRPAIRAVLLELVEADLADPELGCLLVNAATERSAHPDTVQQVSRTMGQIESALAGALERARVRGEIAADKKPQELAQFLTTFLQGLRVMGKARADRAFLDNAVEVALGALD is encoded by the coding sequence ATGGGTAGGCCGAGGACGTTCGACATCGACGCGGCGGTGGACCGCGCGATGGAGTTGTTCTGGCGCCAGGGGTTCGAGGCGACCTCGACGGAGGATCTCGTGGGGGGCCTCGGAATCGCCCGGGGCAGCCTGTACAAGGCTTTCGGATCCAAGGAGCAGCTCTATGCGCTTGCGCTTCGCCGTTACTGCCAGCGCCACGCGGTGGGGCTGATCGAGGTGTTGGACCGGGCCGAGCAGGTGCGTCCGGCGATCCGGGCGGTGCTCCTGGAGTTGGTGGAGGCCGACCTGGCCGATCCGGAGCTGGGCTGCCTCCTGGTCAACGCGGCCACGGAGCGCTCGGCGCACCCGGACACGGTGCAGCAGGTTTCGCGCACGATGGGTCAGATTGAGTCGGCCCTGGCCGGGGCGTTGGAGCGGGCGCGGGTCCGCGGGGAAATCGCGGCGGACAAGAAACCGCAGGAGCTGGCGCAGTTCCTGACCACGTTCCTGCAGGGTCTGCGGGTGATGGGCAAGGCCCGCGCGGATCGAGCATTCCTCGACAATGCCGTGGAGGTTGCCCTGGGCGCCCTCGACTGA